A DNA window from uncultured Methanoregula sp. contains the following coding sequences:
- a CDS encoding PAS domain S-box protein, which produces MKSPCGTFHDAVIDFLPDATFVIDLEGRVTAWNHAMEEVTGVPAESMLGKGRYEYAVPFYGEEKPMLANLIFMPEVEIEKRYDSIEKIGDTLVVDIYIENFRPGGVYFWAKASPIYDPQGNIIGAIETIRDITDRKRAEQAMVRLNRQMSEIIDFLPDATFVIDLEGRVTAWNHAMEEVTGVPAASMLGKGRYEYAVPFYGEQKPMLANLIFMPEVEIEKRYDSIEKIGDTLVVDIYIENFRQGGVYFWAKASPIYDPQGNIIGAIETIRDITDRKRAEQAMVRLNRQMSEIIDFLPDATFVIDLEGRVTAWNHAMEEVTGVPAESMLGKGRYEYAVPFYGEQKPMLANLIFMPEAEIEKRYDTIEKIGDTLVVDIYIENFRPGGVYFWAKASPIYDPQGNISGAIQTIRDITDRKRAEQEIVSSRRSLFDIINFLPDATLAINLDGVAITWNRAMEDLTGISKDAMIGKGDLEYSLPFYKERRPMLADLILRPEAEVESLYTHVKREGDTLVVDTFISHLGKSGRYFWAKASPLYDPQGKITGAIETIRDITDRREMEGRLARSNAELQIAAEIQQSFMPDVIPQITGFDIAARSVMAKEVGGDFFDVIPFEIISLGKGTLGLLVADVSGKGVPAALFMALSRIVVRVNVLWHRDPAQAIYASNNIISQDSKAGMFVTLFYGMISEKDSTLTYVNAGHNPPMVYRARDGSIEELMPTGIVLGAVENRDYSSRVIGIESNDIIVMYTDGVTESINQDEELFGEDRLRSIIVSNARLPAVEILVKILDGVREFTGDMPQFDDITLMVIKKA; this is translated from the coding sequence ATGAAATCGCCGTGCGGGACATTTCACGATGCTGTTATCGACTTTTTGCCGGATGCCACGTTCGTGATCGACCTGGAAGGCCGGGTGACAGCCTGGAACCATGCAATGGAAGAGGTGACAGGCGTACCGGCCGAGTCGATGCTGGGGAAAGGCAGGTACGAGTATGCGGTACCGTTCTATGGCGAGGAGAAGCCGATGCTTGCGAACCTGATCTTCATGCCGGAGGTGGAGATAGAGAAACGGTATGACTCTATTGAAAAGATCGGGGACACGCTCGTTGTGGATATTTACATTGAGAACTTCCGTCCGGGGGGAGTCTATTTCTGGGCCAAGGCGAGCCCGATTTATGATCCGCAGGGAAATATCATCGGGGCTATCGAGACGATCCGGGATATCACGGACCGGAAACGGGCCGAGCAGGCGATGGTCCGGCTCAACCGGCAGATGTCCGAGATCATCGATTTTCTCCCGGATGCCACGTTCGTGATCGACCTGGAAGGCCGGGTGACAGCCTGGAACCATGCAATGGAAGAGGTGACGGGCGTACCCGCCGCATCGATGCTGGGGAAAGGCAGGTACGAGTATGCAGTCCCGTTCTATGGCGAGCAGAAGCCGATGCTTGCGAACCTGATCTTCATGCCGGAGGTGGAGATAGAGAAACGGTATGACTCTATTGAAAAGATTGGGGACACGCTTGTTGTGGATATTTACATCGAGAACTTCCGCCAGGGTGGAGTCTACTTCTGGGCCAAGGCAAGCCCGATTTATGATCCGCAGGGAAATATCATCGGGGCTATCGAGACGATCCGGGATATCACGGACCGGAAACGGGCCGAGCAGGCGATGGTCCGGCTCAACCGGCAGATGTCCGAGATCATCGATTTTCTCCCGGATGCCACGTTCGTGATCGACCTGGAAGGCCGGGTGACAGCCTGGAACCATGCAATGGAAGAGGTGACAGGCGTACCGGCCGAATCGATGCTGGGGAAAGGCAGGTACGAGTATGCGGTACCGTTCTATGGCGAGCAGAAACCGATGCTTGCGAACCTGATCTTCATGCCGGAAGCCGAGATCGAGAAGCGGTATGACACCATTGAGAAGATCGGTGATACGCTTGTTGTTGATATTTACATCGAGAACTTCCGTCCGGGGGGAGTCTATTTCTGGGCAAAGGCGAGCCCGATTTACGATCCCCAGGGAAACATCTCCGGTGCGATCCAGACGATCCGGGATATCACGGACCGGAAACGGGCCGAACAGGAAATTGTCAGTTCCCGGAGAAGCCTTTTTGATATCATCAACTTTTTACCGGATGCCACCCTTGCCATAAACCTCGATGGCGTGGCAATCACGTGGAACCGGGCCATGGAGGACCTGACCGGCATATCGAAGGATGCCATGATTGGAAAAGGCGATCTTGAGTACTCCCTGCCGTTTTACAAGGAGCGCCGACCCATGCTCGCGGATCTCATTCTCCGGCCGGAAGCTGAGGTTGAGAGCCTCTACACCCATGTAAAACGGGAGGGAGATACGCTGGTCGTGGACACGTTCATCTCCCACCTGGGCAAATCCGGCAGGTATTTCTGGGCCAAGGCAAGTCCGCTGTATGACCCGCAGGGAAAGATTACCGGGGCCATCGAGACCATCCGGGATATCACGGACCGCCGCGAGATGGAGGGACGTCTTGCCCGGTCGAATGCCGAACTCCAGATCGCAGCCGAGATCCAGCAGAGTTTCATGCCCGACGTCATTCCCCAGATTACCGGGTTCGATATCGCTGCCCGGAGCGTGATGGCAAAAGAAGTAGGGGGCGATTTCTTTGACGTGATACCGTTTGAGATAATCTCCCTTGGAAAAGGGACGCTCGGCCTGCTCGTTGCCGATGTATCCGGAAAAGGTGTCCCGGCTGCGCTTTTCATGGCATTGTCCCGGATCGTGGTCCGGGTCAATGTGCTCTGGCACCGGGATCCGGCACAGGCAATCTATGCCTCCAACAATATCATATCCCAGGATTCCAAGGCGGGCATGTTCGTGACCCTCTTTTACGGGATGATCTCGGAAAAGGACAGCACCCTGACCTATGTGAATGCCGGTCACAACCCCCCGATGGTTTACCGGGCCAGGGATGGATCCATCGAGGAGCTCATGCCAACCGGAATTGTGCTCGGGGCAGTCGAGAACCGGGACTACTCCTCGCGGGTCATCGGTATAGAATCCAATGATATCATCGTCATGTACACGGACGGCGTTACCGAATCCATCAACCAGGATGAAGAGTTGTTCG